One Aphidius gifuensis isolate YNYX2018 linkage group LG3, ASM1490517v1, whole genome shotgun sequence DNA window includes the following coding sequences:
- the LOC122852653 gene encoding mRNA-capping enzyme-like, translating into MGAKKKITRTMSNRNSGKGPIPERWLNCPRRAERLIHDKFLAFKTPLSQDFDNEVSEAYRFNVDFLFNSVKENKWKLGLWIDLTNTSRFYDRKDVESYGCQYLKLPCRGHGETPDVQTTRAFIEKCKQFISQHPLEIIGVHCTHGFNRTGFLIISYLVENKDNSLDAAMAKFSAARPPGIYKNDYIKELYKRYEEGETPPPPPPPRPDWCFEYDNNDDDDDNGFNSGGSNSPPAKRRKTEFRHKNPVFMKGVLGVSSVSDRSKLSHVQKRVQDICKWTKSGFPGSQPVSMGHNNIKLLQDIPYRVSWKADGTRYMLLIQANGESFFIDRDNSVFKIDVIKFPHYKETHRLLYDTLLDGEMVIDHAGGKEYPRYLAYDIIMYDNIDVSKLGFYPDRYNIIKYKVMAGRHRAISERKLIREKEPFSIRLKEFWPVMQADRLLSDKFSQQLGHEPDGLIFQPSKEPYCPGQSDKVLKWKPPSLNSVDFKLKIVRESGLGIVPKNVGQLCVGSQTVPLAKIKINKTIKELDNKIIECKYENGQWVFMRERTDKSFPNSYDTAMSVWETIRDPITTEYLLYFIREKGFVDNSDLMPLPAKLESNSSSSKYVHHNQRRYCLVI; encoded by the exons atgggagcaaaaaaaaaaataacaagaacaATGTCAAATCGTAATTCAGGAAAAGGTCCAATACCAGAACGTTGGTTAAATTGTCCAAGAAGAGCAGAACGTCTTATTCACGATAAATTTTTAGCCTTCAAAACACCATTATCACAAGATTTCGATAATGAAGTATCTGAAGCATATCGttttaatgttgattttttatttaacagtgtaaaagaaaataaatggaaaCTTGGTTTATGGATTGACTTGACAAATACATCACGTTTTTATGACAGAAAAGATGTTGAATCATATGGCTGTCAGTACCTGAAATTACCATGTCGTGGACATGGTGAAACACCAGATGTACAAACAACACGTgcatttatagaaaaatgtaaacaatttatatcacAACATCCATTAGAAATAATTGGTGTACATTGTACACATGGTTTTAATAGAactggttttttaataataagttatttggttgaaaataaagataatagtCTTGATGCTGCAATGGCAAAATTTTCAGCAGCAAGACCACcaggtatttataaaaatgattatattaaaGAATTATATAAACGTTATGAAGAAGGTgaaacaccaccaccacctccaccaccaaGACCAGATTGGTGTTttgaatatgataataatgacgatgatgatgataatggatTTAATTCTGGTGGTAGTAATTCCCCACCAGCAAAACGTCGTAAAACTGAATTTAGACATAAAAATCCAGTATTTATGAAAGGTGTTCTTGGTGTATCATCAGTATCAGATAGGTCAAAATTATCACATGTACAAAAAAGAGTACAAGATATATGTAAATGGACAAAATCTGGATTTCCAGGCTCACAACCAGTATCAATGggacataataatataaaattactacaGGATATACCTTACAGAGTATCATGGAAAGCTGATGGAacaag atatATGCTGTTGATACAAGCAAATggtgaatcattttttattgatcgTGACAATagtgtttttaaaatagatgttattaaatttccaCATTACAAAGAAACACATAGGCTACTTTATGATACACTTCTTGATGgg GAAATGGTAATTGATCATGCTGGTGGTAAAGAATATCCTCGTTATCTTGCTTATGATATAATTATGTATGACAATATAGATGTTTCAAAATTAGGCTTTTATCCTGATcgttataatataataaaatataaagttatGGCTGGTCGTCATAGAGCAATAAGTGAACGTAAATTAATAAGAGAAAAAGAACCATTTTCAATACGTTTAAAAGAATTTTGGCCAGTTATGCAAGCTGATCGTTTATtaagtgataaattttcacaaCAATTAGGACATGAACCAGATGGTCTTATATTTCAACCATCAAAAGAACCATATTGTCCAGGACAATCAGATAAAGTATTAAAATGGAAACCACCATCATTAAATTCAGTTgattttaaacttaaaattgTTAGGGAAAGTGGTCTCGGTATTGTTCCTAAAAACGTTGGACAATTATGTGTTGGTTCACAAACAGTACCATtggcaaaaattaaaattaataaaacaattaaagaacttgataataaaattattgaatgtaaatatgaaaatggaCAATGGGTATTTATGCGTGAAAGAACTGATAAATCATTTCCAAATTCATATGATACAGCAATGTCTGTTTGGGAAACTATTAGAGATCCAATTACAACTgaatatttactttattttatacgTGAAAAAggatttgttgataattctgATCTTATGCCACTACCAGCTAAATTAGAATCAAAtagttcatcatcaaaatatgtTCATCATAATCAAAGACGATATTGtttagttatttaa